One segment of Deinococcus multiflagellatus DNA contains the following:
- a CDS encoding diacylglycerol/lipid kinase family protein, translating into MTAPVPPLAPQGPLRGQRVLVVFNPRSGSGDSQLPLFLSLLRAEGAEVTERELKPDTPMHEYVGDLKDFDVVVAAGGDGTVSSLAYAARHTDIPLLAFPAGTANLIALNLELPHDAAALVEIMAQGHTLRLDMGEVDVKGETSGFCMLAGAGADASMIRDSEDLKGRYGELAYVISAMKQLNPKKTTFHLEIDGEKRDFEGIGVMVANFGMANYRLPITSAISPADGRFTVILMKAGNILRLLPNIIDSVRVKLNLGDPIFSGNLETLEARTVKVDADDPFPLQYDGELHVETTPFEARILPGAVRFLTPAQRTDLET; encoded by the coding sequence ATGACCGCCCCTGTGCCCCCCCTTGCCCCCCAGGGCCCCCTGCGCGGCCAGCGCGTGCTTGTGGTGTTCAATCCCAGAAGCGGCAGCGGCGACAGCCAGTTGCCCCTGTTTCTGTCCCTGCTGCGCGCCGAGGGCGCCGAGGTGACCGAGCGCGAGCTGAAGCCAGACACCCCCATGCATGAGTACGTGGGCGACCTGAAAGACTTTGACGTGGTCGTGGCCGCCGGCGGCGACGGCACCGTGAGCAGCCTCGCCTACGCCGCCCGGCACACCGATATTCCGCTGCTGGCCTTTCCCGCCGGCACCGCCAACCTGATCGCCCTGAACCTGGAGCTGCCCCACGACGCCGCCGCCCTGGTGGAGATCATGGCCCAGGGCCACACCCTGCGCCTGGACATGGGCGAGGTGGACGTCAAGGGCGAGACCAGCGGCTTTTGCATGCTGGCCGGGGCCGGCGCCGACGCCAGCATGATCCGTGACAGCGAGGACCTGAAAGGCCGCTACGGCGAACTGGCCTACGTGATCAGCGCCATGAAGCAGCTGAACCCCAAAAAGACCACCTTTCACCTGGAGATTGACGGCGAGAAACGCGACTTTGAAGGCATCGGCGTGATGGTGGCGAACTTCGGCATGGCGAACTACCGCCTGCCCATCACCAGCGCCATCAGCCCCGCCGACGGCCGCTTTACCGTGATCCTGATGAAGGCCGGGAATATCCTGCGCCTGCTGCCCAACATCATCGATTCGGTGCGGGTGAAGCTGAACCTGGGCGACCCCATCTTCAGCGGCAACCTCGAAACCCTGGAAGCCCGCACGGTCAAGGTGGACGCCGACGATCCTTTCCCGCTGCAGTACGACGGCGAACTGCACGTGGAAACCACCCCC